The DNA segment CCCTTTCTCTGATGAGTAAGAGCAGCGCGGAAATAAACCCAAAGGCAAGCCTGTCGATAATCTATTGACCATCTTTTCCAGGGCGCGCCTCCTTTATGACTGAAGCGACTTGGGTTTAATCATAAATCCAAGCGCCGGAAGCCTGCCTGCATAACGACGAAATTGTACGCTGTAGAACCCCGTAATAGGCATTCCTCTCTTTCACTCGAAATTCTGCCGGTGGTGCCAagaaccaaccaccccggCCTACCTCAGCGCTGTTTACCTCAAAGTCACAACTGTTCCCCTTGTTCGTCGTAACCTGGTGTAGGTGTATCCGGTTGGCAATTCACGGCCAAGATAGCGATCAATAATCTCCCCACTGCACAACACAAAACCCATACCTTGAAAGAAACCAGAACCCCATCGGTGTGCTCAAGGCCTTGACCATCTCTGCAGAATCTATGAAGAGTTCTAATACTAAAAATTCTCTCGCCCGCAGTTCCATCAATGTCGAGACGGGTAGTTTTCTGGCGTTGCGGTTCGGTTTCTGCCCACCGACCAAAGGTCTTGCATTGATCGGGGATATCCGCTGTCTAGTACTTAAAACCAAACGGCGATAATCATGCAAAGAGATGCTGGTGAGATGCTAGAGATACCTGCCCCCTGGCCCTCCAAGAATGCGTCCAAAAGATAGGCTTGAACCCCAGCAGGTATAACTTCAGTGGGTGGAATTTGTTACCGTTGAGTTGGATGTCGTCGGGTGGAACGTCGGGATACCACAGCCCGGCTTTCTTGAGTTGTCGGGCCGCCATGCTTTCAGAGATGTCGCTTGTATTCATGCCGACAGCACTCTCGTCACTGTTGTCACCACACTTTTTGGTCCTGCCAATGCTGATCAGACGGAAGCCCTATGTGATATACAATTAGCGATGTATCTCCCTGAAGGGATACTGTAGGAGTTGACTTACACCAAAGCCGAATCTGAGCCCCTTCATTGGATATGATGACGTCAAGCGCTTTGTTATGAGGCCGTTGTTTGGgacagcccagccagccaccaATCGATGACGAGGGTGCCGGTACATTGTATGGCGTGAATGCCGCCTATCCCGACTGCAATTCTGAAGCCCGTCAAGTCGTTGAACCCAAAGTATGTGTGTTGCTGTTTCTCGGCGGGACCCATATAGCctatggtgatggtgtggccTGGACTGGTGAGGGCAATGCCGGAGATATAGCTGAAGtctccaacctcgacagTCGACACAAAGACCCGCAATATGTTGTCAGAAACGACGATCCTATGATTCAATAGCTCTCGACAAACAATTGGCAGTGGATAAAGTAGAAACTCGAGAGTTTGCATACTTCCCGCTACCATCGACCAGCATCCATCATCTGGTTTAGGAGTGGCATTCCATGGCGGCACTGAACTGCTCACAGCCACCTGACTGTTGGCTTTGATAAGATCAGCAAGCTTCTGAAAAGCTTGCAAGATGTGATTCCTGTTATGAAGCGCATTCTTAGTGTCCTGATCGTTCCGTCGAAAGTCCGTGTTGATTGGGTGATAATGGAATGGAGGCAGACCACCTTCCTGCGACTCAATATTAATCTCCCAAGGAAAGTACTCTGCTGAATTTACCCCATAGCCGTAGCCCCAGTCCAATTTCTTTACCCGAATCACCTGGGTGAGTGAATCGAAAATCTGGAAAGTTGTACCGAGAGGGATAGGCTTGGGCCAGAAGGCTTCCTTCAGCAGCGTCCAGCAGACATTGTGGAAAGCAAATCCACGTCTGTTCTCAAAAGGCTGATGACGATCGAAGGAAAACATGTGGTCATCGGACTTATCGTAGCCTTCATCGTCGTATCTCGCGCCTGGGTTCTGAGGAGCAATGAAGGATCCGAAATGGGCCTCATCACCATTTTAGATGCCAATTCCAGTCAACGTGGTCTGTCCATTGGCGACATCCATCCACACTAGCAAGTAGCAGCAGTTAGTATGGCCAGGTACATTGAAATGTGTCACATACATCCGCAAACTTGGTTGAACCAGAATGCAGCTTCCTCGGTTAGACCGTCAATATCTCATCCACAGATGGGGCAAGCCCAAATGATTGGGCTCATGATGTTGAGTTGAGACCGTTTGTGCGGTGGggatgcggaggaggaagatgaaaaggtgaaaagaagaaaaggttAATATGCTGGGCAGCGCTTTTGTCAGCAATCAGCAGTCTATCACAAGTCCAGAGCCCGAATCGCGTTTTAGCTTTGCCCCAACCCACGCCTATCGGGTTGGTACGGTACCCAAAACAgacttcctcctctttcccACCACTGGCTTTGGCCAAACGCAACCCATCAACGTGGCATCTTCGACATGGGCACCTTCCGCGACCGACTGCGGTGCCTGCGCATGCGCTCTAGGCAAGACGAGATCTGTGAGCTTATGAAAAATAATTCCGATCCCGAGGCTCGCTACAGGAGAGACTTAAGACTGCTGGCCAAGCTGAATGCAAGACGCGATGCCACAAACCCCGACCCCGACCACCCCGTCAAGATCGAGGACAAGCAAGTAGACCCCAAGACGCAAGACACCACCGACGAGAAGCCGCCCGCATCCAAACCGgataaccccctccccaagcccgccccggaggaggagattaagcccccctcacccaccgaACAACCAAACGCCTACACCCTGAGCACAACCGAAGCCCAAACCATCATCGACTGGCATCGCGAGTCCCAGGCCCTCTACGAAACCCTCAAGCGAGAGAAAGACAACCTCCAGTCGCAACACAAAAAGCTACAAGAGGCCCACGACAATTTGGCGAGAGAGGTCAGCTCGCTAAACATGGATTTGACCAGGGCAAAGTTCATGTGTGGTTGGTATGAGCGCTTGAAGTTTACGCTTGAGGGGAAAGTCGCAGATTCACAAAACGAGATTGACAAGATCTGGGCTGAGCTCGAGAAGGCAGTCGAGAGGAATACCACGTATCAAGAAGAGGTAGCCAAGCTGAAGGCGGAGGTAGATAAGCATCGGTTGTCCGGCGGGGATGGATTTGGAGACGTATTTGACAAAGAGAGGGAGGCATTGTACAGGATTGAGTAAAGGAGCTTGGAGGTGGGTTCTCCAGGGGTTCTGGCAAGGCGGTGGGGTGATGAAGGGCAGAGAGGCTGAAGGTCATGCCACCACACTGGGGAAGTTCAACAGCAAGGTGTCGATTGTTTGTtgggtgatgggtgatgCGGAGCGAAAAGGGTCATGACTGTAGGGTCTGTGGtgggtggagatggggagtttgagaaTATTCACCTGGCTCAATCCATCTCACCAAAAACAGGAGCAATGGTTTTGTTGGACAAAAGGGCAGCAGCCTAGATTCACTCAAGCAATGCCCACTTATATAGCCGCAGTTGATCCGCAGATATACCATTGCAGCACTCGTGACTTGATGAGGCTCCAGGTTTTGAGATTCAATGCCATCGTGATTGGGACAGTGACTCAATGAAGTGAATAGGGACATGAGACGAGGCTCACTAAATATGGGGCTCCTGTAGGGTTGCTCCTTGAGATGGCCCTGGTCTCGATATAAATATTCGACCACTTCCACCAAGCACTattcctttccctctcctcacctccacaGCATCAAGGCACCCTTTGAGCTCCCAGACCATcactcaccacaaccaaacTCTTTCccaactccatcatcatgctcACCAAGACATTCTTCGCCGTCGGCGCTCTCCTCACCCAGCTCATCCACGGAGCTGCCGAGCCCCCCGTTTCCAGCTACTCCGTCGTCGAAGTCGAGTGGTCTCTCCCAGTCGaccccaacaaacccaacgGCGCCCGCGAGTTTATCACCGGTACcatcgaggaggccatcCGCCAGATGGACGCCGCTCACCCCGGCTGGAGCCAGACCTTTACCAGCAACATGCAGACCGTGGATCCTCACGTTTTGATGGCTCGTGGCAGCAGCCCCGAGAGCCAGTCTGTCAACTGCCACTTGGACAGTGGAAAGGGAGCTGCCAACTGTGTTGACATCCGTGATGGCGCCCGTTACCTTGGATCCATCGACAGCCCTGCCCCCAATAACTCCCCTCACAGCTGCGGCCGTGTTAGCTGCGCTTACAACTCCGCTATTTGGTGGTGCAATGACGTATGTTTCtatttccttttctttcccaaTCTTCCATGCAGATATGCGCTGACTAGTTGTTGTAGAATGACTCCGTCAAGGAAATCGCCTGGAAGAACATTGCGAGCAGCGCCTGGTTTCTCCAGGACAACTGCTTGTACTACGAGGGAAGAACCGAGAAGGTTTTCGCCCAGGAGTTCATGAAGGACAAGTGGGATGTCTGTGTGACTGGCGACAGGTGCTAAGTTGATCAGCATTGCGGCAACATGAGGACATGTTGATGGAGGCGGAGCAACAGGCGTATGAGCAGCCTGGACTTTGGAGAATAGCGACCTGGAGTGATTTAGTCAGCAAATAATACATTAGCTAGGCTTGTTCCGTACGCTATCTCCCTTTCTGCTTGTGCAGACACTGTGTTGAAATGATGTGATTACGGCATAACTGATGTCTCCTGCCCGTGCTTGATGGTATGGGATGATATCCAGGTTAGGGTTATTTAATGTAGAGGACGGTTGACGTGCGAGGCTTGTACTTGACGTAGTCAATTCGGACAATTCTGGTTGAAATTACGCATGTTGGCAGGGGGAGTCCGGAGGGTTTGTGAAGTATAAGAGGACGTCGTGGGCAGTGTACTCTAccttcctctttcttttcttctttatccGACAATTCAATCCTTTACCTGTGACCTACGCCTGTACCCAGCCGTAGGCCCTTAACATTTGACAACCGAAATAAATGGGTGAGCTTCTTTGTGCCTGAGTCGAAACGCCTTGAGATGAACTGGAAGCTGGGTCATGTGAAACATGAATTGGAAGGCTCAGTCGGCAGTTATTCTCCCTGCTGTTTACACTTGTTTGTGCCTCAGGAAGGAGTCACCACACCAGAAATGTCAGCACGTTTGGGCTTGCCAAATACATCAACTTGACACTTCACACGTCATTTTTCCCGCCACGTGAGCTGCCAGAGTCGCTCAGGCAAGAATGAGCACCGACTCCAGCTTAGGTTGGCTTTCTTCGATAATGAATCATCGATCTTCAACTGGTCATTATTCTCCCCCAGGCCACGCAACAGAGATACCACTGCTATTTTCATTCTTTCCAGATCAACGGTTTACTTTCCATCATCTTAGCCCAAAGCAAAGTTACGCAACATGAACATGCCGCCACACCGCCGCTACGGATCCTCCACGTCAATTTCCATCCTCGAGACCATCCTCGAGACCGATGCACAACAAGAGGAACAAGACAGGGAGTCGTTAGACTGTCCCACTTTGAAAAACTCCCACTCCTCTAACTCCTCCCTCGTGTCCACCAGAGCCGCCTCCCCGTATAACATCGTCAgccgcccccgcccccgccgcaGCGCCATCTCCGCTCTCCGACCAGGTGAACCAACCTACACCTCAATCGTGAGCAACTCGAAGAAGGATGAGTCCAGACACAAACTTGGGTACGACCGTGAACGAAGCCACTTTGCCCCATCCCCTTTGACCTTCCCACCAACTCCGAAAAAAGAACCAACATCCAAGAT comes from the Podospora pseudocomata strain CBS 415.72m chromosome 5, whole genome shotgun sequence genome and includes:
- a CDS encoding hypothetical protein (COG:S; EggNog:ENOG503PEV2) — its product is MLTKTFFAVGALLTQLIHGAAEPPVSSYSVVEVEWSLPVDPNKPNGAREFITGTIEEAIRQMDAAHPGWSQTFTSNMQTVDPHVLMARGSSPESQSVNCHLDSGKGAANCVDIRDGARYLGSIDSPAPNNSPHSCGRVSCAYNSAIWWCNDNDSVKEIAWKNIASSAWFLQDNCLYYEGRTEKVFAQEFMKDKWDVCVTGDRC
- a CDS encoding hypothetical protein (COG:S; EggNog:ENOG503PC1B) is translated as MYRHPRHRLVAGWAVPNNGLITKRLTSSYPMKGLRFGFGGFRLISIGRTKKCGDNSDESAVGMNTSDISESMAARQLKKAGLWYPDVPPDDIQLNGNKFHPLKLYLLGFKPIFWTHSWRARGQVSLASHQHLFA